TTAACAATACTCTCACTAAACTTGGCAAATCCCAAGTAAAAACGTTATTAGTGTTAATATAAACACAAATCAGCGTTATCATAAATCCCATAGTAAAGCCTGAGAAAAACTCTCCTAATGGTAAACTTGAAAGTGGCTTTGGCCCAAATGAGTATAAAATACCTACTGCGAAACAAAATACTCCCATTATTAGCAAAGGAAACCCAACAAAGTAGCATAGTATTAAGCCTAATACTCCAGCTAAAATAAGCATACTATACATTAAAATTGATACCATTTTAAGTGAAAGGTTTTCACGGCCAATAATATTAGTATTTTCTTGATAATCTGAGTCAACAGCTTTATGATAATCATTGTAATTATCCCAGATGTCAACAAACATATTAAACAAAAACATTGCAACAAAGAATAAAAGTAGAAAAATAACATGAATGGAATGATAGTAATAGTAACTATAACAAATTCCAATAAGAAATGGTAAGACACTAGCTGTTTTAGCTTTCATCTCTACCAATTCTAGAAAAATAGGAAGTGTCATCCTATACCTCATTTTCTAAAATATCCTTAACATTACTATTATAGTGCAAAGTAATCAAGAATTAAAATATTTGGATTAAAAAAATCACAAAAGGTCTATTCATTGCAATAATACTATATAGTGCTAAAATAGAAGCAGAAAGTGGGTAAGCAAATGAAAATAGTTGTTATAGGAGCAAATGGTCGATCCGGATCACTTATTGTTGAAGAGCTTGTATCAAGAGGATTTGATGTAACCGCATCAGTTAGAAGAGAAAATCAAACAAAAGCTCAGAAGTCACTCGTTAAAGATCTTTACGATCTAACAAAAGAAGACCTAGCAGAATTTGATGTTATTGTTGATGCTTTCGGAACAGGCAATCAAGCTTCACCTGAATCGCATAAAACATCTCTTGCACATCTCATTCATTTAGTAACTGGAAGTGATAAGCGTCTCATTATTGTAGGTGGTGCTTCAAGTTTATATATGGACAAAGAACACAAACTACAATTGTTTGATACACCCGATTTTCCAGAAGCATATAAACCCAATGCATTAGCCATGAAAGAAGCTTTAGAGGATTTACGTCAACACAACGAAATTAACTGGACTTACATTAGTCCAGCTGCAGAATTTAGTTATGATGCGCCAAAAACTGGCAATTATATTTTAGCTGGTGAAGAATTTAGAACAAATGACAAAGGTGTTAGCGAAATTTCTTATGCTGACTATGCTATCGCTTTTGCTGATGAAATTGAATCAGGTAAGCATTACCAAGAACGGATCTCTGTTCTTGGTAAATAATCAATTCACAAAAAAGACAAGACTTAAATCTTGTCTTTTTTGATATCCTACAAGTCTTGTAGCGACTTTTTTTGCTTCCCATTTTCATCAAAATTACTATCATCAAGCCATTTAATAAATCGTTCTTTTTGATTTGGCCATTCCTTATCCAAAATAGAGAACCAATCGGTGTCCCTATTTCTATTTTTATAAACTAAAGCTTGTCTGAATGTTCCTTCATAACTAAAGCCTAAACGTTTTGCAGCATTTTTAGAAGCTTGATTCAAACTATCACACTTCCATTCATAACGGCGGTATTTTAAGTTTTCAAACACGTACTGCATCACTAAAAATTGGGCTTCAGTTGCCATTTTACTAGCTTGCAATTGAGGAGAATAAAATACCCAACCCATCTCAACAACTCTAAAATTTGGATCAATACGCATTAGTGAAAAACTACCCACTATTTGCTGAGACTGGTTATCAATAATAACCAAGAAATAAGAATCCTGTGATGTTAACATATAGTTGAAATGTCCCTGAAAAGCTTCTTTACTTTTAAATGGCTCAAATGACATATAAGTAAAACTCTGCTCTGGAGTTGATTGCCCAAAAAGGTCAAACAAGCCATTCAAATGATAAGATTTCACCTTTTCAACCGTTACAGTTTTTCCCTTTATTGAATCAAATTGAGGAACTTGACCTTTTTGAAAATGATTTATAGGCTGTCCAATTGGTTGACCAAATTGATTATATGCCATAAGATAAACTCCTTTTTCCTAGTACTGATATCAAAATTCACTTTTGAGAGTTCTGATATTGTTTGGGACTAACGCCATATCTTGCTTTAAACAACGATGAAAAATGACTAGATTGTGAAAAACCAACAGCCTGTGCTATTTCTGCAATGCTCAATTTTTGCTGATATAATAAAGTTTTTGATTTTTCTAAACGGTAGTGATTAATATACTGATGTGGTGTTACCTCAAAAATTGCCTTAAATTGCCTTTGACACATTGAGATACTAACATGAGCACTTTTGGCTATATCCGATAAACTGATTGATTCATAATAATGCTCTGCAATGTAATGTAACATACTTTCCATTATCAAATTTTCTGGCAACGATTCTTTGTCAATATTATCAATCGTAAAGAGATGATAACATAAGTTTGCTATTAGTAGCTGAATGTGAAAATAATCGATAGCTTTCTTAGGTGGGACAGACATTTGAAGCTTTTTTAAAAAATCTATCACAATACTGTCATTTCTTGAAAATCTATCAAAGTAGATTATTTTTTTTGACAGATCTTGTGCAAGCTCTTCTATCAAAGTTCTAAAATGAGAAAACTCAGAGCTAATCAGACCTCCTAAAAATAAAAATGAGATATAATGTGTTTTATCATTTGATGAGATGAGGTGAATAATATTTTTATTGATAAAAACAGCTTGTCCCGATTTTACAGTAAGTTCCTGATTCAAGGTTTTGACTACAATATTACCACTTATAACATAAATTAATTGAAATTCTTCATGCCAGTGCATGAGACCAAAAGACTCTGATTTAGGGTACATTTTACCATTTTTAACTTCTAAACTAAGAAATGGAAATTCATTATTTAACTGTTTTTGGTAAATTATTTGTTTACTTTTCATAAAATTGACCATATTTTGCTATAAATTGACTGTTTTAAGCTATTATTTCCTTTTATTTTACCATATTATGATATTAAAGGAGCAACTATGAAAAATAAAAATATCTACCTCTTATCCCTTGGACATCTTTGTGCTGATTTGAATCAAGGAGCACTCTCAGCTTTATTACCCTTTATCGTTTCAGCTTATTTCTTTTCTTATGCAAAAGCATCTTCACTTGTTTTATTTGCCAATCTCATTGGTTCTATGGTTCAACCAGTGATTGGCCATATATCAGATAAGAAAGATTACCCTTGGATAATGCCATTAGGTTTATTATTAGCAGGTGCTGGGATGGCACTAACAGGATTTAGTGCTAGTTTCTCACTACTTGCTATAGGGGTCTTAATAAGTGGACTAGGTATAGCGATGTTTCATCCGCAAGCTGCCAAAACTGTAAATACTTTAGCTTCACAAAACCAAAAAGGTAGTAGCTTATCTCTATTTTCTTTTGGAGGTAATATCGGTTTTTCTTTAGGTCCTTTATATACAACTATAATTATCTCAACATTTGGATTAAAAGGAAGTATCTGGTTTTTTGCACCACAACTTCTTTTTAGCATTTCTTACAAACAATTTAAAACCCAACCTAAATTAGACACAGTTTTACAAAAAACAAAGTATAAGGACAATTGGAAGCAATTTGCTAAACTCTGCATTCTAATTTTCTCAAGATCTATTGTTTTATATGGTGTTAACACCTTTTTAGCACTATACTTTATTAACCACTTTGGTTTATCTAAGGCCAATGCAAGTATTCTTTTAAGTTTATTCTTTGCATTTTCAGCTTTATCTACTTTATTTGGTGGCCATTTAGCTGATAAACATGGTCAACCAAAAATCATTACATTTTCTTTCCTATTACTTTCAGTAAGTTTCCTACTTTTTTCAATAACAAGCCATTTAGTATTTGCCAAACTTATTCTTATTCCTTTAGCTATTGGCTTATCTTTATCTTACAGTCCAATGGTTTCTTTAGGACAGGCTTACCTACCTAATCATGTAGGTTTAGCTTCAGGTGTAACGTTAGGGTTAGCAGTCAGTATTGGTGGTTTATTTGCTCCCATTTTAGGTTTAGTAGGAGATCATTTTGGATTAAGTACCACCATTAAAATCATTGCTCTAATCACATTGATCCCTGCCCTATTTAGTTTCTTTCTTGAAAAGAAAAGTAACTTTTCTAAACATAATTAATAATAGCTATACAATAAAAAATGATCTAGTTAGACATAATCATGGGCTCATATGTTACTATTTCGTTTGATATAAAAAGTAAAGAGATATACTCTTTACTTTTTAATCTTTAATTGTGATTGATAAGATTAAGCTAATAACAACTAAAAGTATCCCTAATAAGGTAAAACTGATTGAAAATGTAAAATGATCAATAAATACCCCCATTAGCGGAAAGATAAAAACCATCATGACACTATTAATCATCGCACTGACACTGAGCATAGTTGCTCTAACACTAGATTCAAATTCTTTCTGTAAGCCGTTGGTATAAATTGGATAAAACAAAGCTACCAATCCATCGCTAATTAGAAAGATAATAATATAAACTGATGACTTTGCGACTATTGAAGAGATCAACAATAGTGCTGCCAAAGGAACCATAACTTTAAAAACTTGTTTCGCTGTCCACTTTTCACCTAGTTTACTTGCTAACCAAACACCTAAAATATTAACTAACGATGAAATGAGCATGACACTACTAATTTGCCAAGAATCTAATTTCGACATTTCATTTTGATAATAGAAATAAAACATAGAAATTAACGTTATTAAACACTCACTAACCATCAACCAACAAAAAACATCTTTTCTTTGTTGAAAATACTTAAAAACAGTAATAGCAATCATTTTTATACTGGTATTTTCTTGACTCTCTATCTTAAGGATAGGCTCCTTCATAAAGAAAATCAAAAATAGTGCAAGACAAGAACAAATGATTTGGATTATATAAGTTATGTTTAGTAGGCCATGAACAAAGAATCCTGCTAGTACCATTCCTATAGCTCTAGTTCCTTCAGATATCCCCGAAAGAATACTAGTCATTTTTAAAAACTCATTTTCTTTACCAGCTTCTTTTGCTGATTCAAATAGCATGGCATCGCTCGTTCCTGAGTCAAAATTATAAGACCATGCGTTAATAACCATTCCTATTGCATATACCCAAAAATTACCATTTCCTAATAACATGAATATAGCAGATAAAATGGATGCCAACCTAATACAAATGAGGTTCATCTTATACGTGAAGCGGTCCGCTAAAACACCTGATGGAATCTCAGATAATAAGCTCGTTGCATGAAACAGACTTTCAAGCAATCCAATCTGAAACCAAGACATGCCATTTTGACTTAGAAATAATAACCAAAAAGAGGTTATCCCAAAAAATTGAAAAAGACTACTAGCTCCTAAAAGAACAAAATTATTTTGATATGATCGTTTAAACATGTATTCATATTCCTCTACTTTTTAATTTGTTAATTTTATTAAACAATCTATCAGTTTACATAGTTCCCCCAATTGAAAAGCTTACCTTTTCAAATCTCCTTTTTACAAATTTAAATATGAATACTAGTTAATTTATCAAAATATCTTTATTTAATTCTACCATAAAATGCAAGATTATTAACAACTATCAATAATTATAGAGACTCACTTCATAGGATAAATTTGGAATACTAAAGAGTAATTAACATTTATAAAAGGTTTTAAGGTAATTTTAAAAAAAGACTCAAGAGTTACAACTTTGGGGTGATAACAAATCACAATTTTCCATAGTAAGAGCTAAATAAAAACTATTGAAGTGTAGTATTTAGTATCGAATAGTTAGCAATTCTCCTTAAATTCATCAAATATATGTTTAAAATACAAAGTTTATTCAGCAGTATTAAATATACATACTTAACTTTCTAAATTTAGTCTAGAATTAATACTAAAAAATTCAACTTAGAAAAGACTTAGGATAAAAAATAAAATAAAAAAACTTGCAAATATGCACGATTTAAAAGTAATACCGGCGGCCGAGGTCGAACTGGAACGTCCGTGAGGACACTGGATTTTGAGGTTTAAGTGATTCTTTAGTAACTCAAATTTCTACTAATTATTTTAACTTATCAAGATCATTCACATAACTTCTTACAACTGTACCACAATTTTTACAAATATCATGGTGCAATTCTAAACCAGTCCCTAAGATACTTTTAAGTGGTTGTAGGCCTGAGTAACTTTTATTTTGTTTATAAGTAACAAATTCTCTTTCTCCACAAAATGAACAAACTACTTCTTTCATATTATTCCCCTCTACATAACTATAATATTAATTCATTATCATCAATATATCTAAAAATAAGATAAAAAGTGCACTCGCATATAAAAATATTCTCTCAAAAATTCCAAAATATCTTTTTATTGGTTTTAGTATCAACGCTACGCAAAGTCCATATAAACCAATTTCAATAATATATTTCAAAAATACTAGTACTTCAAATTGATTACCAGTATACTCATGCAAAGGGATAATAATATTAAAAATAAAAACAGCCAATGCAGTAAATTGTATTATCACAAAAAATAAATGCATCTTACTAGATTTAGTTGTAGGTCTATTATCCAACTCAGTAGGAAAAATAATTACTCCAAGTACTGAAATCCCCCTAAGTAATAGTAGGTAAAATGCGAAATATTTTTCAGTAAAATCATTAGATAAAGTTAAAAAAGCAAAGGATAAAAATAAATTACTTAAATATGTTGATAATCCTAAATATAAAAATATTTTTTTGCCTGATATGATACCATAATCACTTACTGCATTAGTAAAAACACTTAGTTGATTCTTTCTTTTATGTAATACAACCATAAGTAAAAAATAGATAATTACAAATAATATTGAAATAATTGAAAAAAATCAAGCATATCCCTAACCTTATCTTCTAAAAATGATTAAAACTTTTACATACATTAATTTTTTCTATCAAATTATCAGGCAATTAGCAATATTGATAAGATGATTTGGTAAGATAAGTAGAAAAATTAAAAATAGAGAAGTTTGGTGATATCCAAACTTCTCTATTTATACAGACACTATTAGTGTCCTTTTCTCTTTTGATAGCGCTTTTTCTGTTTCAATTGATAGCGATAATTTTTTTCTTTTTCATTTCTTACCTTTTTTGTTACTTTATTTTGGCATTTAAGTTGTTCATGAATTTCTTTCATCGCAAGCTGAGCTTTAGTAGAAACAATTGGTTTATGATTAGATTTACTAATTTCTCTTTGCATACGTTTTGGATTAATTCTATGCTCAGTCACTTTATTTATTTTAACAGTTGATGTCATTAATAAATCATACTTTTCAAAAAGGATACCAAGATCATTTCTAATAAATTCAATAATTTCTTCATCCTTTGGTTCCTTTCCAAAAACATGACGAAAAGCTTTGTATCCATTATCACTATCATATTCAATTAAAGCTACCCAATATATACCATCAAAATAGACTGTCATTTCCATACAGCCCCCTCCTTAAAAATAAAATTTTGCAATGGACGACCTGGAGGGAAGGTTACTGACATTTTTTGAATGCTTGCAGACTACCAACTGCAAAGTGTTTTTATGCAATATATATTTTAACAAAAATTATTAAAACTTAATAGACAGATTAGCCAAATAGTCTGAGTCAAACTTACTTAATCGAGTACTACTATCTCTAGATTTATAAAAGTCAATAATAACGAAGTCATTATTCAATTAACCTTAAATGTGATTTTAAGAATATGACAAAAATTCAAATCAACATTCAGATTTCAAATAGTTCAAATTTAAATGAATAAAAAGACAAGGCCTAAAAACCTTGTCTATATAAGTATACCGGCGGCCGGGGTCGAACCGGCACGTCCGTGAGGACACTGGATTTTGAGTCCTACCAAGCACTTTTTAAAGCTAACAAACCTTCATTTAACAAGATTTGAGTTTTAGAAATCAACTTAAAAACTAAGTAATTTTGAGATTTTAGTGATTTTGGAGTGACCAAAATATTTTATACACCTGTCTTAATTTCTTCCAAGTGATCATCACAACTAGCATAAGATGGCATAAAACTGATGAAAAGTCGCCATTTCTATCTCTTGGAATGTTCAATTTGACTAAGCCATACTTGGTTTCAAACTATCGAGAATAAGTCCCATTACGGCTGCTAACTGTATTGTAACCTTCTTTTTCATATGGCTCATATCCAAAGCATGCTGATAGTTCAACCTGCAAGAGGTCATTCATAGCTATTTCTAAAAAGGAACGAAAGGATTATTCAACAATATCTTGTTTTTGTACTAGGAAGTTAAGTAATCTGTGGTAAACTGAGTCATGGGAATAAATTTCTTACTAGTGAAGTGTCGTAACTCTATTATTCAAGATTTATTCCTTTTTTGTGTTTACACAAGATATTTTACACTACCTTCAATAGTGATATAATTAGTAAAAAATATTTAATTTTTCAATAAAGACTACTCGTTTTTTAAGGATGTCAAAGAATTTTGACAGGGTTAATATCAAATGTAAAAATATTTATATGGACAGTATTAGAAATTTATGGGAAGATGAAATTATTAAGGGAGGTAAAAGTGGATATTGGAAAAAAACTAAAGT
This Streptococcus urinalis 2285-97 DNA region includes the following protein-coding sequences:
- a CDS encoding MFS transporter, translated to MFKRSYQNNFVLLGASSLFQFFGITSFWLLFLSQNGMSWFQIGLLESLFHATSLLSEIPSGVLADRFTYKMNLICIRLASILSAIFMLLGNGNFWVYAIGMVINAWSYNFDSGTSDAMLFESAKEAGKENEFLKMTSILSGISEGTRAIGMVLAGFFVHGLLNITYIIQIICSCLALFLIFFMKEPILKIESQENTSIKMIAITVFKYFQQRKDVFCWLMVSECLITLISMFYFYYQNEMSKLDSWQISSVMLISSLVNILGVWLASKLGEKWTAKQVFKVMVPLAALLLISSIVAKSSVYIIIFLISDGLVALFYPIYTNGLQKEFESSVRATMLSVSAMINSVMMVFIFPLMGVFIDHFTFSISFTLLGILLVVISLILSITIKD
- a CDS encoding GNAT family N-acetyltransferase; amino-acid sequence: MAYNQFGQPIGQPINHFQKGQVPQFDSIKGKTVTVEKVKSYHLNGLFDLFGQSTPEQSFTYMSFEPFKSKEAFQGHFNYMLTSQDSYFLVIIDNQSQQIVGSFSLMRIDPNFRVVEMGWVFYSPQLQASKMATEAQFLVMQYVFENLKYRRYEWKCDSLNQASKNAAKRLGFSYEGTFRQALVYKNRNRDTDWFSILDKEWPNQKERFIKWLDDSNFDENGKQKKSLQDL
- a CDS encoding NAD(P)-dependent oxidoreductase, which translates into the protein MKIVVIGANGRSGSLIVEELVSRGFDVTASVRRENQTKAQKSLVKDLYDLTKEDLAEFDVIVDAFGTGNQASPESHKTSLAHLIHLVTGSDKRLIIVGGASSLYMDKEHKLQLFDTPDFPEAYKPNALAMKEALEDLRQHNEINWTYISPAAEFSYDAPKTGNYILAGEEFRTNDKGVSEISYADYAIAFADEIESGKHYQERISVLGK
- a CDS encoding helix-turn-helix transcriptional regulator; this translates as MKSKQIIYQKQLNNEFPFLSLEVKNGKMYPKSESFGLMHWHEEFQLIYVISGNIVVKTLNQELTVKSGQAVFINKNIIHLISSNDKTHYISFLFLGGLISSEFSHFRTLIEELAQDLSKKIIYFDRFSRNDSIVIDFLKKLQMSVPPKKAIDYFHIQLLIANLCYHLFTIDNIDKESLPENLIMESMLHYIAEHYYESISLSDIAKSAHVSISMCQRQFKAIFEVTPHQYINHYRLEKSKTLLYQQKLSIAEIAQAVGFSQSSHFSSLFKARYGVSPKQYQNSQK
- a CDS encoding MFS transporter, yielding MKNKNIYLLSLGHLCADLNQGALSALLPFIVSAYFFSYAKASSLVLFANLIGSMVQPVIGHISDKKDYPWIMPLGLLLAGAGMALTGFSASFSLLAIGVLISGLGIAMFHPQAAKTVNTLASQNQKGSSLSLFSFGGNIGFSLGPLYTTIIISTFGLKGSIWFFAPQLLFSISYKQFKTQPKLDTVLQKTKYKDNWKQFAKLCILIFSRSIVLYGVNTFLALYFINHFGLSKANASILLSLFFAFSALSTLFGGHLADKHGQPKIITFSFLLLSVSFLLFSITSHLVFAKLILIPLAIGLSLSYSPMVSLGQAYLPNHVGLASGVTLGLAVSIGGLFAPILGLVGDHFGLSTTIKIIALITLIPALFSFFLEKKSNFSKHN
- a CDS encoding prenyltransferase — protein: MTLPIFLELVEMKAKTASVLPFLIGICYSYYYYHSIHVIFLLLFFVAMFLFNMFVDIWDNYNDYHKAVDSDYQENTNIIGRENLSLKMVSILMYSMLILAGVLGLILCYFVGFPLLIMGVFCFAVGILYSFGPKPLSSLPLGEFFSGFTMGFMITLICVYINTNNVFTWDLPSLVRVLLIALPNTVWIANLMLANNLCDKEEDEKNHRYTIVHYLGTKTSLGIFVIANIIAFVSIFLEYYFHLAPITILASFLLIPFVVKQTKMLIDKQVKRETFSCAVRILALGSFVQALTYFIGIIF
- a CDS encoding DUF998 domain-containing protein, whose translation is MISILFVIIYFLLMVVLHKRKNQLSVFTNAVSDYGIISGKKIFLYLGLSTYLSNLFLSFAFLTLSNDFTEKYFAFYLLLLRGISVLGVIIFPTELDNRPTTKSSKMHLFFVIIQFTALAVFIFNIIIPLHEYTGNQFEVLVFLKYIIEIGLYGLCVALILKPIKRYFGIFERIFLYASALFILFLDILMIMN
- a CDS encoding YjdF family protein; the protein is MEMTVYFDGIYWVALIEYDSDNGYKAFRHVFGKEPKDEEIIEFIRNDLGILFEKYDLLMTSTVKINKVTEHRINPKRMQREISKSNHKPIVSTKAQLAMKEIHEQLKCQNKVTKKVRNEKEKNYRYQLKQKKRYQKRKGH